From a region of the Vicia villosa cultivar HV-30 ecotype Madison, WI unplaced genomic scaffold, Vvil1.0 ctg.000874F_1_1, whole genome shotgun sequence genome:
- the LOC131631842 gene encoding uncharacterized protein LOC131631842 has translation MTMAPKESFKGYAQKWRNLAGRVQPPLSDRELVDMFMGTLTGPFYSHLLGSSSSGFTDLILTGERVESGIQSGKIQVGSSSGTTKRPISGRNEVNTVHSQKGRNKSDHHQSVGAVLISTSAPQQDQPPKYTRRSDAPRRNFTKINMPISQALQHLLKVNLITLRDPPKNVNTSSPSYRPDATCAYHSNSPGHDADHCWALKNKIQDMIDAGEIEFDPPEIPNVITAPMPKHDKAINVVDDASHVADVMNLTTSLLVIKAKLLQSSLFLGCNENCYHCASQSNGCAKLKEGIQRLMNNHAIMFERIPHVKNYCQDLSVISTTPVKIPANKPVKITAAPRVAYVIITNPAPFPYSSDKAVPWSYVMNVYVYGVKQDTSTDEAVNVTNPVVDNIVGTSKITRSGRVFSPDISPNVTTTPV, from the coding sequence atgaccatggcaccgaaagaaagcttcaaagggtatgcacaaaaatggagaaatctagctggaagggttcaacctcccttatctgatcgtgagctggtcgacatgttcatgggcactttaactggccctttttacagtcatttgctgggaagctcgtcgtcaggtttcactgacttgatattaactggagagcgtgtcgaaagcggcattcaaagcggaaaaattcaagtaggctcctcctctggtactacaaagaggcccatcagtgggagaaatgaagtcaatacagtgcACAGTCAGAAGGGTCGCAACAAAAGTgatcatcaccaatctgtaggggctgttctgatctctacGTCTGCACCTCAacaagatcaaccgccaaagtatACGCGTCGGTCAGACGCACCAAGAAGgaacttcaccaaaatcaacatgcccatctcccaagcattgcagcacttgttaaaagtaaatctgattacattgagggatcctccgaagaatgtcaacacttcctctcctagttatcgccctgacgcaacatgtgcataccattccaatagtcctggacatgatgcagatcactgttgggccttgaaaaataagatccaagacatgatagatgctggggaaattgaattcgacccTCCAGAGATTCCAAATGTCATTACTGCTCCTATGCCCAAGCATGACAAAGCCATCAATGTTGTAGATGATGCTTCTCATGTTGCTGATGTGATGAATTTAACTACTTCCCTCTTAGTTATCAAAGCAAAGCTGCTACAATCCAGTTTATTTCTGGGTTGTAATGAGAATTGTTACCATTGTGCTTCTCAGTCCAACGGCTGTGCGAAATTGAAGGAAGGCATTCAGCGCCTGATGAACAATCATGCAATAATGTTTGAAAGAATTCCCCATGTGAAGAACTATTGCCAGGATTTGTCTGTTATTTCCACAACCCCTGTGAAAATTCCAGCAAATAAACCTGTCAAAATTACTGCTGCACCTAGAGTAGCATATGTAATCATCAccaatccggctccatttccatattcctcagacaaagctgttcCGTGGAGCTATGTCATGAATGTTTATGTTtatggagttaaacaagacacctcGACTGATGAGGCCGTGAATGTTACTAATCCagttgttgataatattgtggggactagtaagattacaagaagtggaagggtcTTTTCGCCGGAcatttctccaaatgttactactactccagtctag